From Methylocystis sp. ATCC 49242, one genomic window encodes:
- the rpsN gene encoding 30S ribosomal protein S14, whose amino-acid sequence MAKKSAIENNKRKAKLVKAYAGRRARLKAAAKDKSLSIEEQFEARLKLAELPRNSAAIRLRNRCEVSGRPRAFYRKLKMSRIALRELGSRGLVPGLVKSSW is encoded by the coding sequence ATGGCGAAGAAAAGCGCGATCGAGAACAACAAGCGGAAGGCGAAGCTGGTCAAGGCTTACGCTGGCCGCCGCGCCCGGCTGAAGGCCGCCGCGAAGGACAAGTCGCTGAGCATCGAGGAGCAGTTCGAGGCGCGCCTCAAGCTCGCCGAGCTGCCGCGCAACTCGGCGGCGATCCGCCTGCGCAACCGTTGCGAAGTGTCCGGCCGCCCGCGCGCCTTTTATCGCAAGTTGAAGATGTCGCGCATTGCGTTGCGTGAACTCGGGTCCCGTGGCCTCGTGCCCGGCCTCGTGAAGTCGAGCTGGTAA
- the rpsH gene encoding 30S ribosomal protein S8 yields MAINDPLGDLLTRIRNAQMRRKDKVSTPGSKLRAHVLDVLKEEGYIRGYTTTDFGNGRTEFEIELKYFDGQPVIKQIERVSRPGRRVYAAVGAVPRVANGLGVTIVSTPKGVMADHAARENNVGGEVLCKVF; encoded by the coding sequence ATGGCGATCAACGATCCGTTGGGAGATCTCCTCACCCGCATCCGCAACGCTCAGATGCGCCGCAAGGACAAGGTGTCTACGCCGGGCTCCAAGCTGCGCGCGCATGTGCTCGACGTGCTGAAGGAAGAAGGCTATATCCGTGGCTACACAACCACGGATTTCGGCAACGGCCGCACCGAGTTCGAGATCGAACTGAAATATTTCGACGGTCAGCCGGTCATCAAGCAGATCGAGCGCGTCTCCCGGCCGGGCCGCCGGGTCTATGCGGCGGTTGGAGCCGTGCCGCGCGTGGCCAATGGCCTCGGCGTGACGATCGTCTCGACGCCGAAGGGCGTCATGGCGGATCATGCGGCGCGCGAGAACAACGTCGGCGGCGAGGTGCTGTGCAAGGTCTTCTGA
- the rplF gene encoding 50S ribosomal protein L6, giving the protein MSRIGKKPVVVPAGVTAKVDGQLVTVKGAKGQLEFLVPDDVSVVYQDNAIKVDPRNDTKRARALWGTARAQVNSIVVGVTTGFEKKLEITGVGYRAAVQGKVLQLALGYSHDVNYPIPAGITIATPKPTEITISGINKQQVGQVAAEIRAFRGPEPYKGKGVKYANEFIFRKEGKKK; this is encoded by the coding sequence ATGTCTCGTATCGGCAAGAAGCCTGTGGTCGTTCCGGCCGGCGTCACCGCCAAGGTCGACGGTCAGCTCGTGACCGTGAAGGGCGCCAAGGGTCAGCTCGAGTTTCTGGTGCCGGACGACGTCTCCGTCGTCTACCAGGACAACGCCATCAAGGTCGACCCGCGCAACGACACGAAGCGCGCCCGCGCGCTCTGGGGCACCGCCCGCGCGCAGGTCAACAGCATCGTCGTCGGCGTCACGACCGGCTTCGAAAAGAAGCTGGAAATTACCGGCGTGGGCTATCGCGCTGCGGTTCAGGGCAAGGTCCTGCAGCTCGCGCTCGGCTACTCGCATGATGTGAATTATCCGATCCCGGCCGGCATCACGATCGCGACGCCGAAGCCGACGGAAATCACGATCAGCGGCATCAACAAGCAGCAGGTTGGCCAGGTCGCCGCGGAAATCCGCGCGTTCCGCGGTCCCGAACCCTACAAGGGCAAGGGCGTCAAATACGCCAACGAATTCATCTTCCGCAAGGAAGGCAAGAAGAAGTAA
- the rplR gene encoding 50S ribosomal protein L18 codes for MAKDVNVEQRRKARVRRAIRERAYGRPRLSVFRSSKQIYAQIIDDEKGETLVSASSIEKTNRDALKSGANIEAAKVVGKLLAERATAKGVKEVVFDRGAYMYHGRVKALADGAREGGLQF; via the coding sequence ATGGCAAAGGATGTCAATGTCGAGCAACGCCGCAAGGCGCGTGTCCGCCGGGCGATCCGCGAGCGCGCTTACGGCCGCCCGCGTCTGTCGGTGTTCCGCTCGTCCAAGCAGATCTATGCGCAGATCATCGACGACGAGAAGGGCGAGACCCTTGTGTCCGCGTCTTCCATCGAGAAGACGAATCGCGACGCGCTGAAGTCCGGCGCGAATATCGAGGCGGCGAAAGTCGTCGGCAAGCTCCTCGCGGAGCGCGCCACCGCCAAGGGCGTCAAGGAAGTGGTCTTCGATCGTGGCGCCTACATGTATCACGGCCGCGTGAAGGCTTTGGCCGACGGCGCCCGCGAGGGCGGCCTGCAGTTCTAA
- the rpsE gene encoding 30S ribosomal protein S5 produces MARETEGGRGRDRDRDERDSEFVDRLVHINRVAKVVKGGRRFGFAALVVVGDQKGRVGYGHGKAREVPEAIRKATEAAKRALIRVPLREGRTLHHDVYGRHGAGRVVLRAAPAGTGIIAGGPMRAVFETLGMHDVVAKSQGSSNPYNMIRATFDALGREDSPRSVAARRSLKVSALQSRRQGVDADAVDA; encoded by the coding sequence ATGGCGCGTGAAACTGAAGGCGGTCGCGGTCGCGACCGGGATAGGGATGAGCGCGATAGCGAATTTGTGGACCGTCTCGTCCACATCAATCGCGTCGCGAAAGTTGTGAAGGGCGGCCGTCGTTTCGGCTTCGCCGCGCTCGTCGTCGTCGGCGACCAGAAGGGCCGCGTCGGCTACGGCCACGGCAAGGCGCGCGAGGTTCCGGAAGCGATCCGCAAGGCGACGGAAGCCGCCAAGCGCGCGCTGATCCGCGTTCCGCTGCGCGAGGGTCGCACGCTGCATCATGACGTCTACGGCCGCCATGGCGCGGGCCGCGTCGTACTTCGCGCCGCGCCCGCCGGCACCGGCATCATCGCCGGCGGCCCGATGCGCGCTGTTTTCGAGACGCTCGGCATGCATGACGTCGTCGCGAAGAGCCAGGGCTCGTCCAACCCTTACAACATGATCCGCGCGACATTCGACGCGCTCGGCCGCGAGGACTCGCCGCGCTCCGTCGCCGCGCGCCGCTCGCTAAAAGTGTCCGCGTTGCAGTCGCGCCGTCAGGGCGTCGACGCCGACGCCGTCGACGCGTGA
- the rpmD gene encoding 50S ribosomal protein L30, with protein sequence MAKSKQITVEQTGSPIGRPERQRRTLVGLGLTRIGRRRELEDTPAVRGMIAKVAHLVKIIGEK encoded by the coding sequence ATGGCGAAGAGCAAGCAGATCACCGTCGAACAAACCGGCAGCCCCATCGGCCGTCCGGAACGTCAGCGCAGAACGCTCGTCGGCCTCGGCCTGACGCGCATCGGCCGTCGCCGCGAACTGGAGGACACGCCCGCCGTTCGCGGGATGATCGCCAAGGTGGCGCATCTCGTCAAAATCATCGGCGAGAAGTGA
- the rplO gene encoding 50S ribosomal protein L15 produces MKLNELSDNPGASKNRMRVGRGIGSGKGKTGGRGVKGQKARTGVAIKGFEGGQMPLHRRLPKRGFHNPFSVDYNEINVGRIQQAIDAGKLDSSVPVTIESLIAAGLVSKARDGVKILGQGEIKAKLAFEVAAASKGAIAAIEGAGGSVKLLAGETATA; encoded by the coding sequence ATGAAACTCAACGAACTCTCCGACAATCCGGGCGCGAGCAAGAACCGCATGCGCGTGGGCCGCGGCATCGGCTCCGGCAAGGGTAAGACGGGCGGGCGCGGCGTGAAGGGTCAGAAGGCCCGCACCGGCGTCGCCATCAAGGGCTTCGAAGGCGGCCAGATGCCGTTGCATCGTCGTCTGCCCAAGCGCGGGTTCCACAACCCGTTCTCGGTCGACTACAACGAGATCAACGTCGGCCGCATCCAGCAGGCGATCGACGCGGGCAAGCTCGATTCGAGCGTCCCGGTCACGATCGAGTCGCTGATCGCCGCGGGGCTGGTCTCCAAGGCGCGCGACGGCGTGAAGATCCTCGGCCAGGGTGAAATCAAGGCGAAGCTCGCCTTCGAGGTAGCAGCGGCGTCCAAGGGCGCGATCGCGGCCATCGAAGGCGCGGGCGGCTCCGTGAAGCTGCTCGCGGGCGAGACCGCCACCGCCTGA
- the secY gene encoding preprotein translocase subunit SecY, producing the protein MASAAEQLAANVNLSAFGKSEELKKRIWFTLGALIVYRLGTYVPLPGIDPDAFAKSFFGQSKGMLELFNMFAGGAVQRRAIFALNIMPYISASIIIQLLTSVFPTLESLKKEGEQGRKVLNQYTRYLTVALATFQAYAMAIGLEGQQGVVTDPGIFFRITTVVTLVGGTMFLMWLGEQITSRGIGNGSSLIIFAGIVAAFPSAIVSTLELGRQGAISTGIILGVIAMSFFVIAFIVFMERAQRRLLITYPKRQHGNRVYEGQTSFLPLKLNTSGVIPPIFASSLLLLPTTVANFYQSTGTDSIFATISAYFGHGRPLYMLAYVGLIVFFAFFYTAIVFNPTETADNLKKHGGFIPGIRPGERTAKFIDDVLMRITVLGAAYLAIICLLPEGLIAYANLPFYFGGTSLLIVVSVTMDTVAQIHGHMQAQQYEGLIRKTKLKGRRK; encoded by the coding sequence ATGGCATCGGCAGCCGAGCAGCTTGCGGCCAACGTCAATCTCTCCGCCTTCGGCAAGTCCGAGGAACTCAAGAAGCGTATCTGGTTCACGCTGGGCGCGCTGATCGTCTATCGCCTGGGCACCTATGTGCCGCTGCCGGGCATCGATCCGGACGCATTCGCCAAAAGTTTCTTCGGCCAGTCGAAGGGCATGCTCGAGCTCTTCAACATGTTCGCCGGCGGCGCCGTGCAGCGTCGCGCGATTTTCGCTCTCAACATCATGCCGTATATCTCGGCCTCGATCATCATTCAGCTCCTGACGTCGGTGTTCCCGACGCTCGAGTCGCTGAAGAAGGAGGGCGAGCAGGGCCGCAAGGTCCTCAACCAGTACACGCGCTACCTGACCGTCGCGCTCGCGACATTCCAGGCCTACGCCATGGCGATTGGTCTCGAGGGCCAACAGGGCGTCGTCACGGATCCGGGGATATTCTTTCGCATCACGACCGTCGTGACCCTCGTCGGCGGCACAATGTTCCTGATGTGGCTGGGCGAGCAGATCACCTCGCGCGGCATTGGCAACGGCTCGTCGCTGATCATCTTCGCGGGCATCGTCGCGGCCTTCCCTTCAGCGATCGTCTCGACGCTCGAACTGGGGCGGCAGGGCGCGATTTCGACCGGGATCATCCTCGGCGTCATCGCCATGTCGTTCTTCGTGATCGCCTTCATCGTGTTCATGGAGCGCGCCCAGCGCCGTCTGCTGATCACCTATCCGAAGCGCCAGCACGGCAACCGGGTCTATGAGGGGCAGACGTCCTTCCTGCCGTTGAAGCTCAACACCTCGGGCGTCATCCCGCCGATCTTTGCGTCCTCGCTGCTGCTGTTGCCGACAACGGTCGCGAATTTCTACCAGTCGACGGGAACGGACAGTATTTTCGCGACGATTTCCGCCTATTTCGGGCACGGCCGTCCGCTCTACATGCTGGCCTATGTCGGTCTGATCGTGTTCTTCGCCTTCTTCTATACGGCGATCGTGTTCAATCCGACCGAGACCGCCGACAATCTCAAGAAGCACGGCGGCTTCATCCCCGGCATCCGCCCTGGCGAGCGTACAGCGAAATTCATCGACGATGTGCTCATGCGCATCACCGTGCTCGGCGCCGCCTATCTCGCGATCATCTGTCTTCTGCCCGAAGGGCTCATCGCCTATGCGAACCTGCCCTTCTACTTCGGCGGCACCTCGCTGCTGATCGTGGTCAGCGTCACCATGGACACGGTCGCGCAAATCCATGGCCACATGCAGGCTCAGCAGTACGAAGGCCTGATCCGGAAGACCAAGCTGAAAGGCCGCCGCAAATGA
- a CDS encoding adenylate kinase produces MRIVLLGPPGAGKGTQATRLIEKLGVPQLSTGDMLRAAVAAGTPIGLKAKAIMDAGQLVPDDVVVGIIDQRIDAPDCATGFILDGFPRTVAQAEALRAMLATKGLKLDAVIELVVDENALVDRMRKRVAETIAAGGTVRADDNPESFKTRLETYRAQTAPVSAHYAERGDLKQVDGMRSIDEVTAAIGTALGR; encoded by the coding sequence ATGAGAATCGTCCTTCTCGGGCCCCCGGGCGCCGGCAAGGGCACTCAGGCGACGCGACTGATCGAGAAGCTCGGCGTTCCGCAACTCTCGACCGGAGACATGCTTCGCGCCGCGGTCGCGGCGGGAACGCCCATCGGTCTGAAGGCCAAGGCGATCATGGACGCCGGCCAGCTGGTTCCGGACGATGTGGTGGTCGGCATCATCGACCAGCGCATTGACGCGCCGGATTGCGCCACGGGCTTCATCCTCGACGGTTTTCCGCGAACCGTCGCGCAGGCGGAGGCGCTGCGCGCCATGCTCGCCACGAAGGGTCTGAAGCTCGACGCCGTGATAGAGCTTGTCGTCGATGAAAATGCGCTCGTCGATCGCATGCGCAAGCGCGTCGCTGAAACGATCGCGGCGGGCGGAACTGTTCGCGCCGACGACAATCCAGAAAGCTTCAAGACACGGCTCGAGACCTATCGCGCGCAGACGGCGCCGGTTTCCGCCCATTATGCGGAGCGCGGCGATCTGAAACAGGTCGACGGAATGCGGTCGATCGACGAGGTGACGGCGGCGATCGGCACGGCGCTCGGCCGCTAA
- a CDS encoding Hsp70 family protein, translating to MEAKSFCGLDFGTSNSTVAIEGASGVELVPIEGDNRTIPSSIFFDFSDGSALFGREALRAYVEGTEGRLMRSLKSVLGSALMDETTRIKTKRFTFKDIIGLIVGRLKEAADTAVGADVTQVVMGRPVHFVDDDPAADRLAQDALEEIARAQGFRDVAFQYEPIAAALAYEQTVREEQYALIADIGGGTSDFSVVRVSPEGRKRAERAGDVLASKGVHIGGTDVDRLFSMKAVMPSLGQGSEMRVPFGDKILPVANAFFVDLATWHRINLLYTPKVARELREMERHSLSPMKIARLAEVIESRRGHSIALAVENAKIALSAQESALIDLTEIEPDFLIAATDKLLHEAIVDQLGALSRTLRETLKASGLPGQRIDAVFLTGGSTAIPAVRAAVTAQTPAAKIVEGDLFGAVGLGLGLDARRKFG from the coding sequence ATGGAAGCAAAGTCATTTTGCGGCCTCGACTTCGGCACGTCGAATTCGACGGTCGCTATCGAGGGCGCGAGCGGCGTCGAACTCGTTCCGATCGAGGGCGACAACCGGACGATCCCGAGTTCGATCTTCTTCGACTTCTCCGATGGCTCCGCGCTTTTCGGTCGAGAGGCGCTCAGGGCCTATGTCGAGGGAACCGAAGGACGGCTGATGCGCAGCCTCAAGTCCGTCCTCGGCTCGGCGCTGATGGACGAGACGACGCGCATAAAGACGAAGCGCTTCACGTTCAAGGATATCATCGGCCTCATCGTGGGCCGCCTGAAAGAGGCCGCTGATACAGCGGTGGGCGCCGATGTCACGCAGGTCGTCATGGGCCGTCCGGTTCATTTCGTCGATGACGATCCCGCCGCCGATCGCCTCGCGCAGGATGCTTTGGAGGAAATCGCCCGCGCGCAGGGATTTCGCGACGTCGCCTTTCAATACGAGCCGATTGCAGCGGCGCTCGCCTATGAGCAGACCGTGCGAGAGGAACAATATGCGCTCATCGCCGACATCGGCGGCGGCACCTCGGATTTTTCCGTCGTCCGCGTCTCGCCGGAGGGACGAAAACGGGCCGAGCGGGCGGGGGACGTTCTCGCCAGCAAGGGCGTCCACATCGGCGGCACGGATGTCGATCGCCTGTTCAGCATGAAGGCCGTGATGCCGTCGCTGGGTCAGGGCAGTGAAATGCGCGTTCCTTTCGGCGACAAGATTCTTCCCGTCGCCAACGCATTCTTCGTCGATCTCGCGACTTGGCACAGGATCAACCTGCTCTATACGCCGAAGGTCGCGCGCGAATTGAGGGAGATGGAGCGCCACTCCCTGTCGCCCATGAAAATCGCGCGTCTCGCGGAGGTCATCGAAAGCCGGCGCGGCCATTCGATCGCGCTTGCGGTCGAGAACGCCAAGATCGCTCTTTCGGCACAGGAGAGCGCCCTGATCGATCTGACCGAAATCGAGCCCGATTTTCTGATCGCCGCCACGGACAAGCTGCTGCACGAGGCCATCGTCGATCAGCTCGGGGCGCTGTCACGCACGCTTCGGGAGACGCTGAAGGCGTCGGGGCTCCCGGGTCAACGTATCGACGCGGTGTTTCTCACCGGGGGCTCGACCGCGATTCCCGCCGTTCGGGCGGCGGTCACCGCCCAAACGCCGGCTGCGAAAATCGTCGAGGGGGATTTGTTCGGCGCCGTCGGGCTTGGGCTGGGACTGGACGCGCGGCGCAAATTCGGGTGA
- the rpsM gene encoding 30S ribosomal protein S13 yields MARIAGVNIPTNKRVVIALQYIHGIGPKKAEEICEKVNIPAERRVAQLTDAEVLQIRETIDRDYLVEGDLRREVAINIKRLMDLGCYRGLRHRRQLPVRGQRTHTNARTRKGKAKPIAGKKK; encoded by the coding sequence GTGGCACGTATTGCAGGCGTAAATATCCCGACCAACAAGCGCGTCGTCATCGCGCTTCAGTATATTCATGGCATCGGCCCGAAGAAGGCCGAGGAAATCTGCGAGAAGGTGAACATCCCGGCCGAGCGCCGCGTGGCTCAGCTCACCGACGCGGAAGTCCTGCAGATCCGCGAGACCATCGACCGCGACTATCTCGTGGAGGGCGACCTGCGCCGCGAGGTCGCGATCAACATCAAGCGTCTGATGGACCTCGGCTGTTACCGCGGCCTGCGTCATCGCCGCCAGCTGCCGGTCCGCGGCCAGCGCACTCACACCAACGCCCGCACCCGCAAGGGCAAGGCGAAGCCGATCGCCGGCAAGAAGAAGTAA
- the rpsK gene encoding 30S ribosomal protein S11, producing the protein MAKDTTRVRRRERKNIVSGVAHVNSTFNNTMITITDAQGNTVSWSSAGSMGFKGSRKSTPYAAQMAAEDAARKAGEHGVRTLEVEVSGPGSGRESALRALQAAGFTVTSIRDVTPIPHNGCRPRKRRRV; encoded by the coding sequence ATGGCCAAGGACACCACCCGCGTTCGCCGCCGCGAGCGCAAGAACATCGTTTCCGGCGTCGCGCATGTGAATTCGACGTTCAACAACACGATGATCACCATCACCGACGCGCAGGGCAACACCGTGTCCTGGTCGTCGGCCGGCTCCATGGGCTTCAAGGGCTCGCGCAAGTCGACGCCCTACGCCGCGCAGATGGCCGCGGAGGACGCCGCCCGCAAGGCCGGCGAGCACGGCGTCCGCACCCTCGAGGTCGAGGTTTCGGGTCCCGGCTCGGGCCGTGAGTCCGCGCTGCGCGCGCTGCAGGCGGCGGGCTTCACCGTCACCTCCATTCGCGACGTGACGCCGATCCCGCACAACGGTTGCCGTCCGCGCAAGCGCCGCCGCGTTTGA
- a CDS encoding DNA-directed RNA polymerase subunit alpha, with amino-acid sequence MSIQKNWQELIKPNKLEVTAGDDPRRVATAVAEPLERGFGVTLGNALRRILLSSLQGAAITSIHIDGVLHEFSSIPGVREDVTDIVLNIKDIAIKYQGEGVKRLTLKKTGPGAVTAGDIQATGDVQVLNPDLVICTLDEGAEIRIEFTVSTGKGYVPADRNRAEDAPIGLIPVDSLYSPVKKVSYRVENTREGQVLDYDKLTLTIETNGAITPEDALAFSARILQDQLNVFVNFEEPRREEAAPSIPQLAFNPALLKKVDELELSVRSANCLKNDNIVYIGDLIQKSEAEMLRTPNFGRKSLNEIKEVLAQMGLHLGMEVPGWPPENIDDLAKRFEEHY; translated from the coding sequence GTGAGCATCCAGAAGAACTGGCAGGAACTCATCAAGCCGAACAAGCTCGAAGTGACCGCCGGAGACGACCCGCGCCGTGTGGCGACGGCGGTCGCCGAGCCGCTCGAGCGCGGCTTCGGCGTGACGCTCGGCAACGCCCTGCGCCGCATCCTTCTCTCGTCGCTGCAGGGCGCGGCGATCACCTCGATCCATATCGACGGCGTGCTGCACGAGTTTTCGTCGATCCCCGGCGTGCGTGAGGACGTGACGGACATCGTCCTCAACATCAAGGACATCGCGATCAAATATCAGGGCGAGGGCGTGAAGCGCCTGACGCTCAAGAAGACCGGCCCCGGCGCCGTCACCGCCGGCGACATCCAGGCCACGGGCGACGTCCAGGTTCTCAATCCCGACCTCGTCATCTGCACGCTCGACGAAGGCGCGGAAATCCGCATCGAATTCACGGTTTCGACCGGCAAGGGCTATGTCCCGGCCGACCGCAACCGCGCCGAGGACGCGCCGATCGGCCTCATTCCGGTCGACAGCCTCTATTCGCCGGTCAAGAAGGTCAGCTACCGCGTCGAGAACACCCGCGAGGGCCAGGTTCTCGACTATGACAAGCTGACGCTGACGATCGAGACCAATGGCGCGATCACGCCCGAGGACGCGCTCGCCTTCTCGGCGCGCATCCTGCAGGACCAGCTCAACGTCTTCGTCAATTTCGAGGAGCCGCGCCGCGAAGAGGCCGCCCCGTCGATCCCGCAGCTCGCCTTCAATCCGGCGCTGCTCAAGAAGGTGGACGAGCTGGAGCTGTCGGTGCGTTCGGCGAACTGCCTGAAGAACGACAACATCGTCTATATCGGCGACCTCATCCAGAAGTCGGAAGCCGAAATGCTCCGCACGCCGAATTTCGGCCGCAAGTCGTTGAACGAGATCAAGGAAGTTCTCGCGCAGATGGGCCTGCACCTCGGCATGGAAGTGCCCGGCTGGCCGCCGGAGAACATCGACGATCTCGCGAAGCGCTTCGAGGAACATTATTGA
- the rplQ gene encoding 50S ribosomal protein L17, which translates to MYHGHKKRRFGRTHEHRKAMFANMAQALIKHEQIVTTLPKAKDLRPVVEKLVTLGKRGDLHARRQAIAQIKDVKLVGKLFEVLGPRYKDRNGGYTRVLKAGFRYGDNAPLAVIEFVDRDVDAKGQDSGPVQVQEEEA; encoded by the coding sequence ATGTATCACGGACACAAGAAGCGCCGTTTCGGCCGCACGCATGAGCACCGCAAGGCGATGTTCGCCAATATGGCGCAGGCGCTCATCAAGCATGAGCAGATCGTCACCACGCTGCCGAAGGCGAAGGACCTTCGTCCGGTCGTCGAGAAGCTCGTGACGCTCGGCAAGCGCGGCGACCTTCACGCCCGCCGTCAGGCGATCGCGCAGATCAAGGACGTCAAGCTCGTCGGCAAGCTCTTCGAGGTGCTGGGCCCGCGCTACAAGGACCGCAACGGCGGCTACACCCGCGTGCTGAAGGCGGGCTTCCGCTATGGCGACAACGCGCCGCTCGCAGTGATCGAATTCGTCGACCGCGACGTCGACGCCAAGGGCCAGGATTCGGGCCCGGTGCAGGTGCAGGAAGAAGAAGCGTAA
- a CDS encoding DegQ family serine endoprotease produces the protein MRLPLRYILFGALACATGVAAAYIERRAEISPAQAQTAPAEAPAVPRSRAEIAYSFAPVVKKAQPAVVNVFASRVERMPANPFLDDPIFRRFFGERGGGMPGRNTAQSLGSGVIVDPSGLVVTNNHVIEGMTDVKVALADKREIPAKILLRDPRTDLAVLKLTEGSNFPTMELGDSDALEVGDLTLAIGNPFGVGQTVTQGIVSALARTHVGISDYGFFIQTDAAINPGNSGGPLVDMNARVVGINSAIFSKSGGSVGIGFAIPVNMVKNVLATARGGGKMVRRPWLGATLQTLSQEIADGLGLDRPSGALLADVEARGPAAEAGLKRGDVIYSVDGQPADDPEAVGYRLATRPIGGVATLGVLRSGKKITAQIKLASAPEIPPRDPVKLKGQSPFAGATVVNISPAVIEEMSVQGAASGVVVVDIEDGSFAEQLNLQRGDVVLAVNDQKIGSTRDLEKATATRSYYWKITLARGGQIFTTVVGG, from the coding sequence ATGCGCTTGCCTTTGCGTTACATTCTTTTCGGGGCGCTCGCCTGCGCGACAGGCGTCGCGGCGGCTTATATCGAGCGCCGCGCCGAGATATCTCCCGCGCAGGCGCAGACCGCGCCAGCCGAGGCTCCCGCCGTCCCGCGAAGCCGCGCCGAGATCGCTTATTCCTTCGCGCCCGTGGTCAAGAAGGCGCAGCCCGCCGTCGTCAACGTCTTCGCCTCGCGCGTCGAGCGCATGCCGGCCAATCCTTTCCTCGACGATCCGATCTTCCGCCGCTTCTTCGGCGAGAGGGGTGGCGGCATGCCGGGACGCAACACCGCGCAGTCGCTGGGTTCCGGGGTCATCGTCGATCCAAGCGGCCTTGTCGTCACCAACAACCACGTCATCGAGGGGATGACCGACGTGAAGGTGGCGCTCGCCGACAAGCGCGAGATCCCTGCGAAAATCCTGCTGCGCGATCCGCGCACCGATCTTGCGGTGCTGAAGCTCACCGAGGGCTCGAATTTCCCGACGATGGAGCTCGGCGACTCCGACGCTCTCGAGGTCGGCGACCTGACGCTCGCCATCGGCAATCCCTTCGGCGTCGGCCAGACGGTGACGCAGGGCATCGTCTCGGCGCTGGCGCGCACCCATGTCGGCATCAGCGACTACGGCTTCTTCATCCAGACCGACGCGGCCATCAATCCCGGCAATTCCGGCGGACCGCTCGTCGACATGAACGCCCGCGTCGTCGGCATCAATTCGGCCATTTTCTCGAAGTCCGGCGGCTCGGTCGGCATCGGCTTCGCGATTCCTGTGAACATGGTCAAGAACGTCCTCGCGACAGCGCGAGGCGGCGGCAAGATGGTCAGGCGCCCGTGGCTCGGCGCGACGCTGCAGACGCTTTCGCAGGAGATCGCGGATGGCCTCGGCCTCGACCGCCCGTCCGGCGCGCTCCTTGCCGACGTCGAGGCCAGGGGGCCCGCGGCGGAGGCCGGCCTGAAGCGCGGCGACGTCATCTATTCCGTCGACGGCCAGCCCGCCGACGATCCCGAAGCGGTCGGCTATCGCCTCGCGACCAGGCCGATCGGCGGCGTGGCGACGCTGGGCGTGCTCCGAAGCGGGAAGAAGATCACCGCGCAAATCAAGCTTGCCTCCGCGCCCGAGATCCCGCCTCGCGACCCGGTGAAGCTGAAGGGGCAGTCGCCCTTCGCGGGCGCCACCGTCGTCAACATCTCGCCGGCGGTGATCGAGGAAATGTCGGTGCAGGGCGCCGCGAGCGGCGTCGTCGTCGTGGACATCGAGGATGGCTCCTTCGCCGAGCAGCTCAATCTGCAACGCGGCGATGTGGTGCTCGCGGTCAATGATCAGAAAATCGGCTCCACCCGCGACCTCGAGAAAGCGACGGCGACCCGTTCCTATTACTGGAAAATCACGCTGGCCCGCGGCGGCCAGATCTTCACGACCGTGGTCGGCGGCTGA
- the cutA gene encoding divalent-cation tolerance protein CutA yields MGAVAILVTTVDAEDKARDLARAALSAKLAACVQIQPIRSHYVWKGEICEEDEFLLQMKHRAEDYRALAELVRRLHSYETPEILRIDVAEANPTYASWLLEATRRD; encoded by the coding sequence ATGGGCGCCGTCGCCATTCTCGTGACGACGGTCGACGCCGAGGACAAGGCGCGCGACCTCGCCCGCGCCGCGCTCTCGGCGAAACTCGCCGCCTGCGTGCAGATACAGCCGATTCGCAGCCATTACGTCTGGAAAGGAGAGATCTGCGAGGAAGACGAATTCCTGCTGCAGATGAAGCACCGCGCGGAGGATTATCGCGCGCTCGCCGAGCTGGTACGCCGTCTCCACAGCTACGAGACGCCGGAAATCCTGCGCATCGACGTAGCCGAGGCGAATCCCACTTACGCCAGCTGGCTGCTGGAGGCGACCCGGCGTGATTGA